Proteins encoded by one window of Cylindrospermum stagnale PCC 7417:
- a CDS encoding sensor histidine kinase, protein MNVSDWVYLGAGIGLGMGFCWLFARSATAASDSSSVLLEEQQHQPLLLQQVKQTQLAYYMAAQMSQFKAGFLARTTHELRSPLNGLIGLHQLILSDLCENPAEEREFIALAHERALKLLKLIDEILSIARTEHGNSKLEIQPLALAEVLQEVDKLTYMLAANRNFPFLVLPPASEIYVLADPRWLRQVLVNLVDTAISQMEFGSICLSSSVAPTNKYVYIWLDLPTHGVLWSEPIDLIKFEDKPAQSEQENVALSPGMKLLLNQTLLEVMGGKLEVLFSPTDKEANERLTRLQISIPLVIPEAEFRPLGENPG, encoded by the coding sequence ATGAATGTGAGCGACTGGGTATATCTAGGAGCAGGAATAGGATTGGGGATGGGGTTTTGTTGGTTATTTGCACGCTCGGCAACCGCTGCATCTGACTCATCCTCAGTATTGCTCGAAGAACAACAGCATCAGCCACTACTCTTACAACAGGTGAAGCAAACGCAGCTGGCATACTACATGGCAGCCCAAATGAGCCAGTTTAAAGCGGGTTTTTTGGCAAGGACTACCCATGAATTGCGATCGCCCCTTAATGGTCTGATTGGCTTGCATCAGTTAATTTTGTCGGATTTGTGTGAAAATCCGGCTGAAGAACGAGAATTTATTGCTCTAGCCCACGAGCGAGCGCTGAAGTTGCTGAAGCTAATAGATGAAATACTTAGCATTGCCAGAACAGAACATGGAAACAGCAAACTAGAAATTCAACCCCTAGCATTAGCTGAAGTTTTACAGGAAGTTGATAAATTAACTTATATGCTGGCGGCCAATCGCAATTTTCCGTTTCTTGTGTTGCCCCCTGCTTCAGAAATTTACGTTTTAGCAGACCCTCGTTGGCTACGCCAAGTATTGGTAAATTTAGTAGACACAGCTATTTCTCAGATGGAGTTCGGTAGTATCTGCCTTTCCAGTAGCGTTGCACCGACCAATAAATATGTGTACATCTGGTTGGATCTGCCTACTCATGGTGTGCTCTGGAGTGAGCCGATAGATTTAATTAAATTTGAAGATAAGCCTGCTCAGTCTGAGCAGGAAAATGTCGCCTTGTCACCGGGAATGAAGCTATTACTCAATCAAACGTTGCTGGAAGTGATGGGAGGAAAGCTGGAAGTCCTGTTTTCTCCCACAGACAAGGAAGCAAACGAGCGGCTTACTAGGCTGCAAATCTCTATCCCCCTAGTGATTCCTGAAGCTGAATTTCGACCATTGGGAGAGAACCCAGGCTAG
- a CDS encoding L-threonylcarbamoyladenylate synthase produces MNVSLEELINKAKAGYLVSFPTDTVPALAVLPEKAELIFIAKQRSQDKPLILMAASGSDLWPYVKGSDVEYQIWQELVNKYWPGALTLVLPASDRLPKVMNPIDPTTIGIRVPDCAIAQTILAQTGPLATTSANLSGQPPLETIAEIEATFPEVLTLETTAHQGDISGMGIPSTVAKWTGLNWQILRQGAIKLDNSAR; encoded by the coding sequence ATGAATGTTTCTTTAGAAGAATTGATAAATAAGGCTAAGGCTGGCTATTTAGTGAGCTTTCCTACAGATACTGTTCCCGCACTCGCAGTTTTACCAGAAAAAGCCGAATTAATTTTTATTGCTAAACAGCGTTCTCAGGATAAACCTTTGATTTTGATGGCTGCTAGTGGTTCTGATTTGTGGCCTTATGTGAAAGGTAGTGATGTTGAGTATCAGATTTGGCAAGAATTAGTCAACAAATATTGGCCGGGGGCGCTGACGTTAGTTTTACCAGCAAGCGATCGCCTCCCAAAAGTGATGAACCCGATTGACCCGACAACAATTGGCATTCGAGTGCCGGATTGTGCGATCGCCCAAACTATATTGGCACAAACAGGCCCTCTAGCCACCACTAGCGCCAATTTATCAGGTCAGCCGCCCTTGGAGACAATTGCAGAAATTGAAGCTACGTTCCCGGAGGTTCTAACACTGGAAACAACAGCACACCAGGGCGATATATCAGGAATGGGTATACCTTCCACCGTTGCCAAATGGACAGGGTTGAATTGGCAAATTTTGCGGCAAGGTGCCATTAAGTTAGATAATTCAGCTAGGTAG
- the prmC gene encoding peptide chain release factor N(5)-glutamine methyltransferase, with protein MAEQQPKVVSGLQLWQWRHRAILAAGATDVPRVEVDWLLQEVAGLDRLALRLESFKDRPQMQMDLSLEELDHLWQRRLNDRLPVQYIAGVTSWRRFKIAVSSAVLIPRPETEYLIDLAVTAAASNGAKELLRSGHWADLGTGSGAIALGLADAMPEAIIHAVDYSPEAMAIAQTNAQNLHLAERIRFYQGSWWEPLSSLKGQFSGMVSNPPYIPTSTLPTLQPEVFNHEPHLALDGGADGLDCIRHLITISPNYLRPGGVWLIEMMAGQAEAVRELLEAQGSYCNISIHADLAGIERFALAYRS; from the coding sequence ATGGCGGAGCAACAGCCAAAGGTAGTTTCTGGTTTACAACTTTGGCAATGGCGCCATCGAGCTATCCTTGCGGCAGGAGCTACTGATGTTCCACGGGTGGAGGTAGATTGGCTTCTACAAGAGGTAGCTGGCTTAGACCGCTTGGCGCTACGTTTGGAGTCTTTCAAGGACCGGCCGCAGATGCAGATGGATCTTTCCCTAGAAGAGTTAGACCATCTGTGGCAAAGGCGATTAAATGACCGATTGCCAGTGCAATACATTGCCGGAGTTACATCTTGGCGACGGTTTAAAATCGCCGTGTCAAGCGCTGTTTTAATTCCCAGACCAGAAACAGAGTATTTGATTGATTTAGCTGTGACAGCGGCTGCTAGCAATGGGGCAAAGGAGCTTTTACGGTCAGGACACTGGGCAGATTTGGGCACTGGGAGTGGCGCGATCGCACTGGGACTGGCAGATGCCATGCCAGAGGCAATTATTCATGCTGTTGATTACAGTCCAGAAGCAATGGCGATCGCTCAAACAAATGCCCAAAATTTGCACCTGGCTGAACGCATTCGTTTTTATCAAGGTTCTTGGTGGGAGCCGCTATCATCCCTCAAAGGTCAGTTTAGTGGCATGGTGTCAAACCCGCCTTATATCCCCACCAGTACTTTGCCTACCCTACAACCGGAAGTCTTTAACCATGAACCACATTTAGCTTTGGATGGGGGGGCTGATGGTTTAGATTGCATCCGCCATTTAATCACTATCTCCCCCAATTATTTGCGCCCTGGTGGGGTATGGCTGATTGAAATGATGGCAGGACAGGCAGAAGCAGTACGGGAACTTCTAGAAGCTCAAGGTAGCTATTGCAATATTTCAATTCACGCTGATTTGGCGGGGATTGAACGTTTTGCTTTGGCGTATAGAAGTTAG
- a CDS encoding Tic22 family protein: MKSLVRWGATLGLVGSTLLLTVFGVNFPVLALSEQQIKDKLDAVPVYLITNDKGLPLSRALPDGQNGQKGGGSVTGVYMSRQEAQAFITELRNTKGKDPKLDEVVKSLQVTAVPLGIIYQQLQETKNQPNRLVFAFKPVEQEIQGALALLRQSGQKVDQFKSVPVFAVRFAPEQGYVPIQMTSDKQQLIPLFLSKQDAQGLLNQVKPKYPKADIQVIDVDGVIKTLQSKNDSWLTQVLLVPSPESREYIKTLPRDNAPKAPGASQPKKLQR, encoded by the coding sequence ATGAAATCATTGGTTCGCTGGGGCGCAACATTGGGTTTAGTGGGGAGTACTTTGCTCTTAACGGTTTTTGGCGTAAATTTCCCAGTGCTGGCATTGTCAGAACAACAAATAAAAGATAAATTAGACGCCGTACCAGTGTATTTGATTACTAACGACAAAGGGTTACCCTTAAGTCGTGCTCTGCCTGATGGTCAAAATGGGCAAAAAGGTGGTGGTTCGGTGACAGGAGTGTATATGAGTCGGCAAGAGGCTCAAGCTTTTATAACTGAGCTGCGGAATACAAAAGGCAAAGACCCAAAGCTGGATGAAGTGGTGAAAAGTCTACAAGTAACAGCAGTGCCTCTAGGGATAATTTATCAGCAATTGCAAGAAACCAAAAACCAACCAAATCGTCTTGTATTTGCCTTTAAACCTGTGGAGCAAGAGATTCAGGGGGCTTTGGCGTTGCTGCGCCAAAGTGGTCAAAAGGTAGATCAGTTTAAGAGTGTGCCTGTTTTTGCTGTCAGATTTGCACCAGAACAGGGGTATGTACCAATTCAAATGACATCTGACAAACAGCAACTTATTCCGCTATTTCTCAGTAAGCAAGATGCACAAGGTTTATTGAACCAGGTGAAGCCAAAGTATCCTAAGGCTGATATTCAAGTAATAGACGTAGATGGGGTGATTAAAACCTTACAGAGTAAAAACGATTCGTGGCTGACCCAAGTTCTCTTAGTGCCATCTCCAGAGTCTAGAGAATATATCAAGACGCTGCCTAGGGATAACGCGCCCAAAGCTCCTGGTGCTTCACAGCCTAAGAAGCTCCAACGTTAA
- a CDS encoding GNAT family N-acetyltransferase: protein MGFWKTWFSTPEAVATTKTDPFEEHTAEVLGNSVPSSFSEATPKEARIVFSTERDIDLYELEELCDAVGWSRRPLRKVKKAIEHSFLVASMWQVRGNQKRLIGFARATSDHAFNATIWDVVVHPDFQGQGLGKSLMKYVLKKLRSEEISNVTLFADPHVVDFYRTMGFMSDPEGIKGMFWYPH, encoded by the coding sequence ATGGGTTTTTGGAAAACTTGGTTTAGTACGCCTGAAGCTGTAGCGACGACTAAAACAGACCCCTTTGAAGAGCATACAGCAGAAGTATTGGGCAACTCCGTCCCTAGTAGCTTTAGCGAAGCTACTCCAAAGGAGGCTCGCATCGTTTTCAGTACGGAGCGAGATATCGATCTGTATGAATTAGAAGAACTCTGTGATGCAGTCGGTTGGTCGCGTCGTCCTCTGAGAAAAGTAAAAAAAGCCATTGAGCATAGTTTCCTCGTCGCCTCAATGTGGCAAGTGCGAGGAAACCAAAAGCGGCTGATTGGTTTTGCCCGTGCTACCTCAGATCATGCATTTAATGCCACTATTTGGGATGTGGTAGTTCACCCAGACTTTCAAGGTCAAGGGTTGGGCAAGTCATTGATGAAATACGTCCTCAAAAAACTGAGGAGCGAAGAGATTAGCAATGTCACTCTCTTCGCCGATCCCCACGTTGTCGATTTCTACCGAACTATGGGGTTCATGTCCGATCCTGAAGGTATTAAAGGGATGTTTTGGTATCCTCACTAA